One Massilia sp. 9096 genomic window carries:
- a CDS encoding DUF1841 family protein codes for MFTPSSHDVRRFFCEAYRKRSAGEILTPMDAMAADWIDQHPEYHDALQDADEAVARDYSVEGGQPNPFLHLSMHLSITEQVSIDQPRGIRAAYQALAARIGEHDAQHEVMECLGEMIWSAQRHGTLPDTDAYVECIKKRIR; via the coding sequence ATGTTCACCCCCTCTTCCCACGACGTCCGGCGCTTTTTCTGCGAGGCCTACCGCAAGCGCAGCGCCGGCGAAATCCTGACCCCGATGGATGCGATGGCGGCCGACTGGATCGACCAGCATCCCGAATACCACGACGCCCTGCAGGACGCCGACGAGGCCGTCGCGCGCGACTACTCGGTCGAGGGCGGCCAGCCGAATCCCTTCCTGCATCTGTCGATGCACCTGTCGATCACCGAGCAGGTCTCGATCGACCAGCCGCGCGGCATCCGCGCCGCCTACCAAGCCCTGGCCGCGCGCATCGGCGAGCACGACGCCCAGCACGAAGTCATGGAATGCCTGGGCGAGATGATCTGGTCGGCGCAGCGGCACGGCACGCTGCCGGATACCGATGCCTACGTCGAGTGCATCAAGAAACGTATTCGTTGA
- a CDS encoding retroviral-like aspartic protease family protein translates to MPALRHLPNLRLSLGALVFLSTLTLPVLSHAAGEAGSCKYVPIAKIDVDYSDRTRRVVVTGTINGTQVPMMMDTGAYETLLLRNGADRLGLRLEATGKYSYGLAGATITYRTHVNDFSLGASHTGRTVVPVIDVPGEKRNEAIVGADYLLQTDMELSLADKYMQFFRASGCDDTYLAYWDQNAMEIPFIGKEGKSNKPFVTVELNGVKMKAMLDTGAPRTTIGRHAAEQAGINVNAPEVHKIGQSGGIGHELRDNWVADFKSFKIGDETVNNPHMIIRDDPPQGEGQVDVLLGIDFLRVHHILFAMSQHKLYMSYLGGSLFGAGEEGPQVAKQVPKAP, encoded by the coding sequence ATGCCTGCCCTGCGCCACCTCCCAAACCTGCGCCTGTCCCTGGGCGCGCTGGTCTTCTTGTCCACGCTGACGCTGCCGGTGCTGTCACACGCCGCCGGCGAAGCCGGCAGCTGCAAATACGTCCCGATCGCCAAGATCGACGTCGACTATTCCGACCGCACCCGTCGCGTCGTGGTCACGGGCACCATCAACGGCACGCAGGTTCCGATGATGATGGATACCGGTGCCTACGAGACCCTCCTGCTGCGCAATGGCGCCGACCGGCTCGGCCTGAGGCTCGAGGCCACCGGCAAGTACTCCTATGGCCTCGCCGGCGCGACGATCACCTACCGCACCCACGTCAACGATTTCTCGCTCGGGGCCTCCCATACCGGCCGGACAGTGGTGCCGGTGATCGACGTTCCCGGCGAAAAGCGCAATGAAGCCATCGTAGGCGCGGACTACCTGCTGCAGACTGACATGGAGCTGTCGCTGGCGGACAAATACATGCAGTTCTTCCGCGCCAGCGGCTGCGACGACACCTATCTGGCTTACTGGGACCAGAATGCAATGGAAATCCCTTTCATCGGCAAGGAAGGCAAGTCGAACAAGCCTTTCGTGACCGTCGAGCTGAACGGCGTGAAGATGAAAGCCATGCTCGATACCGGCGCGCCACGCACCACGATCGGCCGCCATGCCGCCGAACAGGCTGGCATTAACGTCAACGCGCCAGAGGTCCACAAGATCGGCCAAAGCGGCGGGATCGGGCACGAGCTGCGCGACAACTGGGTTGCCGATTTCAAAAGCTTCAAGATTGGCGACGAAACGGTCAACAACCCCCATATGATCATCCGCGACGACCCGCCGCAGGGCGAAGGCCAGGTCGACGTCCTGCTCGGCATCGACTTCCTGCGGGTCCACCACATCCTGTTCGCGATGAGCCAGCACAAGCTGTACATGAGCTACCTGGGCGGCTCGCTGTTCGGCGCCGGCGAGGAAGGGCCGCAAGTGGCTAAGCAGGTGCCGAAAGCTCCCTGA
- a CDS encoding proline--tRNA ligase — translation MRASRFFISTLKEAPSDAEIVSHKLMMRAGMIKRLGSGIYTYMPLGLRVIRKVEAIIREEMNNAGAIELLMPMVQPAELWQETGRWDKMGPELLRLKDRHGRDFALQPTSEEVVTDVVRNEVKSYRQLPLNFYHIQTKFRDERRPRFGLMRGREFTMKDAYSFDRDVEGMQKSYETMFNAYVKIFTRFGLKFRAVAADNGAIGGTGSHEFHVIASTGEDALVYNPDSDYAANMEAAEAPALIASRAAATQELTKVSTPKTTKCEDVARLLGIGLDKTVKSIALTVETTADDGKVTKENWLLLLRGDHELNEVKVSKVAGLKDFRFASEAEILEAYGSVPGYLGPINTKTKVNIVADRTVANMADFVCGANEAEYHLLGANWGRDVAEPVVADLRNVVEGDAAPDGKGTLAIERGIEVGHVFQLGTAYSAAMNCVYLDEKGQPAPMQMGCYGIGVTRILGAAIEQNFDDKGIVWPDSIAPFELVLCPMGYDRSELVKTETDRLYAELQAAGIDVIVDDRGLRPGAMFADWELVGVPHRVVIGERGLKEGNLEYQGRRDPEATAVPATDMAGFIKGKLNK, via the coding sequence ATGCGCGCCTCACGATTTTTTATTTCAACTCTTAAAGAAGCGCCTTCCGATGCCGAGATCGTCAGCCACAAACTGATGATGCGCGCCGGGATGATCAAGCGCCTGGGCTCCGGCATCTACACCTACATGCCGCTGGGCCTGCGCGTGATCCGCAAGGTCGAGGCCATCATTCGCGAAGAGATGAACAATGCGGGCGCGATCGAGTTGCTGATGCCGATGGTGCAGCCGGCCGAACTGTGGCAGGAAACCGGCCGCTGGGACAAGATGGGCCCGGAACTGCTGCGCCTGAAGGACCGCCACGGCCGTGACTTCGCGCTGCAGCCGACTTCGGAAGAAGTCGTCACCGACGTGGTGCGCAACGAGGTCAAGTCCTACCGCCAGCTGCCGTTGAACTTCTATCACATCCAGACCAAGTTCCGCGACGAGCGCCGTCCGCGCTTCGGCCTGATGCGCGGCCGCGAGTTCACCATGAAGGATGCGTATTCGTTCGACCGCGACGTCGAAGGCATGCAGAAGTCGTACGAGACGATGTTCAATGCCTACGTCAAGATCTTCACGCGCTTCGGCCTGAAGTTCCGCGCGGTCGCGGCCGACAACGGCGCCATCGGCGGCACCGGCTCGCACGAGTTCCACGTGATCGCTTCCACCGGCGAAGACGCGCTGGTCTACAACCCGGATTCGGACTACGCGGCCAACATGGAAGCGGCCGAGGCGCCGGCGCTGATCGCTTCGCGCGCCGCCGCCACGCAGGAACTGACCAAGGTCTCGACCCCCAAGACCACCAAGTGCGAAGACGTCGCCAGGCTGCTCGGCATTGGCCTGGACAAGACCGTCAAGTCGATCGCGCTGACCGTCGAAACGACCGCCGACGACGGCAAGGTCACCAAGGAAAACTGGCTGCTGCTGCTGCGCGGCGACCATGAGCTGAACGAAGTCAAGGTCTCGAAGGTCGCGGGCCTGAAGGACTTCCGCTTCGCCAGCGAAGCCGAGATCCTGGAAGCCTACGGCAGCGTGCCGGGCTACCTCGGCCCGATCAACACCAAGACCAAGGTCAACATCGTGGCCGACCGCACCGTGGCCAACATGGCCGATTTCGTGTGCGGCGCCAACGAAGCCGAATACCACCTGCTAGGGGCCAACTGGGGCCGCGACGTGGCCGAACCGGTCGTGGCCGACCTGCGCAACGTGGTCGAAGGCGACGCCGCGCCGGACGGCAAGGGCACGCTCGCGATCGAGCGCGGCATCGAAGTGGGCCATGTGTTCCAGCTCGGCACCGCCTATTCCGCCGCGATGAATTGCGTCTACCTGGACGAGAAGGGCCAGCCGGCGCCGATGCAGATGGGTTGCTACGGCATCGGCGTGACCCGCATCCTGGGCGCTGCGATCGAGCAGAACTTCGACGACAAGGGCATCGTCTGGCCGGATTCGATCGCGCCGTTCGAGCTGGTGCTGTGCCCGATGGGCTACGACCGCAGCGAGCTGGTCAAGACCGAAACCGACCGCCTGTACGCCGAACTGCAGGCGGCCGGCATCGACGTGATCGTCGACGACCGCGGCCTGCGTCCGGGCGCGATGTTCGCCGACTGGGAACTGGTCGGCGTGCCGCACCGCGTCGTCATCGGCGAGCGCGGTCTCAAGGAAGGCAACCTGGAATACCAGGGCCGCCGCGATCCCGAGGCCACCGCCGTCCCGGCCACCGACATGGCCGGCTTCATCAAGGGTAAATTGAACAAGTGA
- a CDS encoding RNA pyrophosphohydrolase: MLDREGFRPNVGIILLNANNEVWWGKRVREHSWQFPQGGIKYGETPEQAMYRELEEEIGLRQEHVKIVGRTRDWLRYEVPDHFIKREVRGHYRGQKQIWFLLRMVARDNDVNLRLTDHPEFDAWRWHDYWVPLDVVIEFKRDVYQRALQELSRFVSWPPGGQERRQSSRYLRQPHERRGQSSQGNRQSGGPNTRVADVASKAIADAAGSSKLVLVVRDKE, encoded by the coding sequence ATGCTCGATCGTGAAGGGTTTCGCCCCAACGTCGGCATCATCCTGCTGAACGCCAACAACGAGGTGTGGTGGGGCAAGCGGGTGCGCGAGCACTCATGGCAATTCCCGCAAGGGGGGATCAAGTACGGCGAGACGCCGGAGCAAGCGATGTACCGCGAGCTCGAGGAAGAGATCGGCCTGCGCCAGGAGCACGTCAAGATCGTGGGCCGCACCCGCGACTGGCTGCGCTATGAAGTGCCCGATCACTTCATCAAGCGCGAAGTGCGCGGACATTACCGCGGCCAGAAGCAGATCTGGTTCCTGCTGCGCATGGTCGCGCGCGACAACGACGTCAACTTGCGCCTGACCGACCATCCCGAGTTCGACGCCTGGCGCTGGCACGACTACTGGGTCCCGCTGGACGTGGTCATCGAGTTCAAGCGCGACGTCTACCAGCGCGCGCTGCAGGAGTTGTCGCGGTTCGTCAGCTGGCCGCCGGGCGGCCAGGAGCGGCGCCAGAGTTCGCGCTACCTGCGCCAGCCGCACGAGCGGCGCGGCCAGAGCAGCCAGGGCAACCGGCAAAGCGGCGGCCCGAACACGCGCGTCGCCGACGTGGCCAGCAAGGCCATCGCCGATGCCGCCGGCAGTTCCAAGCTGGTGCTCGTGGTGCGTGACAAAGAGTGA
- a CDS encoding retroviral-like aspartic protease family protein: protein MRFLLPRLCNTAALLAWALSACVLPVAAHADDAAPRCLYVDIADVPIHYLGAGMMPAVEGDINGKPATMLADTGASESSVTMNGAVRLDLGLFMTGRYVQGVAGDARLYATRVKEIGIGPAKSTRSVELPVIGQDDFEFDAIAGAPFLLQADLEIDLRAKQMRFFRSRDCGDRPLLLWQEQTTMVPFQYHRDRSPNPHFTVKVNGRELDAFIDTGAHHTIMTLSAARRLGIDVDGPGVKRLGTMHGIGSERAAHWAARLDTFEIGDETVKNAEIGIVDMQSDVNADVLLGQDFLRAHRVLFAMSQKKLYFAYLGGDAFTRSTGMPAWVRAEAEGGSPDGQYALALAYANGDGVERDPVQARAWLEKSAAGRQPHAQLWLGRQQLQAGQAAAAIPLLRAALDQLPAERVGPLWLYLARVRNGEAALAQTELRASLDQRRESAWPDPVAEFYLGKLDAAHLLEQAAKDKTSAHARSCMADEYMAEWHAAQGQREQADALRATLRAQCAPAPAAKPAAAP from the coding sequence ATGAGATTCCTTCTTCCGCGTCTGTGTAACACCGCCGCCCTCCTCGCCTGGGCGCTGTCCGCCTGCGTCCTCCCGGTGGCCGCCCACGCTGACGATGCGGCGCCGCGCTGCCTCTACGTCGACATCGCCGACGTGCCGATCCATTACCTCGGCGCGGGCATGATGCCGGCGGTCGAGGGCGACATCAACGGCAAGCCGGCCACCATGCTGGCCGATACCGGCGCGTCCGAGAGCAGCGTGACCATGAACGGCGCCGTGCGCCTCGACCTCGGGCTGTTCATGACCGGCCGCTACGTCCAGGGCGTGGCCGGCGACGCGCGCCTGTACGCGACGCGCGTCAAGGAAATCGGCATCGGCCCGGCCAAGAGCACCCGCAGCGTCGAGCTGCCGGTGATCGGCCAGGACGACTTCGAATTCGACGCGATCGCCGGCGCCCCCTTCCTGCTGCAGGCCGACCTCGAGATCGACCTGCGCGCCAAGCAGATGCGCTTCTTCCGCTCGCGCGACTGCGGCGACCGCCCGCTGCTGTTGTGGCAGGAGCAGACCACGATGGTGCCGTTCCAGTACCACCGCGACCGCAGCCCGAATCCGCACTTCACGGTCAAGGTCAACGGCCGGGAGCTGGATGCGTTCATCGACACCGGCGCCCACCACACCATCATGACGCTGAGCGCCGCCAGGCGGCTCGGCATCGACGTCGACGGCCCGGGCGTCAAGCGCCTGGGCACCATGCACGGCATCGGCTCCGAGCGCGCGGCGCATTGGGCGGCCCGGCTCGACACCTTCGAGATCGGCGACGAGACCGTCAAGAACGCCGAGATCGGCATCGTCGACATGCAGAGCGACGTGAACGCCGACGTGCTGCTCGGGCAGGACTTCCTGCGCGCGCACCGTGTGCTGTTCGCCATGAGCCAGAAGAAGCTGTACTTCGCCTACCTCGGCGGCGACGCCTTCACGCGCAGCACCGGCATGCCGGCCTGGGTGCGCGCCGAGGCGGAAGGCGGCAGCCCGGACGGCCAGTACGCGCTGGCGCTGGCCTACGCGAACGGCGACGGGGTCGAACGCGACCCGGTCCAGGCGCGCGCCTGGCTGGAAAAATCCGCGGCCGGCCGCCAGCCGCACGCCCAGCTCTGGCTCGGGCGCCAGCAGCTCCAGGCCGGACAGGCCGCCGCGGCGATCCCGCTGCTGCGCGCGGCGCTCGATCAATTGCCGGCCGAGCGCGTGGGCCCGCTCTGGCTCTACCTCGCGCGCGTGCGCAACGGCGAAGCCGCGCTCGCGCAGACCGAGCTGCGCGCTTCCCTGGACCAGCGCCGCGAAAGCGCCTGGCCCGATCCGGTCGCCGAGTTCTATCTCGGCAAGCTGGACGCCGCGCACCTGCTCGAACAAGCCGCCAAGGACAAGACGAGCGCACATGCGCGCAGCTGCATGGCCGACGAGTACATGGCGGAATGGCATGCGGCCCAGGGCCAGCGCGAGCAGGCCGATGCGCTGCGCGCGACGCTGCGTGCGCAGTGCGCACCGGCCCCGGCCGCCAAGCCCGCAGCCGCGCCCTGA